A genomic stretch from Deinococcus sp. YIM 134068 includes:
- a CDS encoding N-acetylmuramoyl-L-alanine amidase, with product MLRPLLLSAALLGAGLAGAQITLGRLNLAGASVQSITLYGADYASAEVLGGVVRVTRDLPEVPVTLEGTEPTATEPAGPGVARVEAFGHTLLLPIDEDQQRATTDFNTVQLDAVRVRARTATLVNGTLYLPLDTLARGLGATYEAGVFKVRPALLYGVSSRAGADSDRLVLDLSRDATVTDELRGTTVTVTLRGVRGQARRYTTRGAFVPRAEVARRGDDLTLSFTLPQGSGYRVYRVVRTGGARLVVDAGPGVPRTVPALVDRITRPLIVLDPARVTGLGRDVTLDVARRAAELLSQAGWQVKVTRDTGTALGINQKLALARRSDVYLALDLGRFPGAKRGGVTVYEPTGRATNQYVNAVRGGAQPPYANLAVAGAGGTRRLSELLRGELRGGGLGTAQQQNVTRVLTLGEAPQAALLLEMGWAGNAEDRAKLEVDARLQAMSVAVARSVATYLTARASNAGQAPTSQAGARP from the coding sequence ATGCTCAGGCCGCTGCTGCTCTCGGCGGCGCTCCTCGGCGCGGGGCTGGCGGGGGCACAGATCACCCTGGGTCGCCTGAATCTCGCGGGCGCGTCGGTGCAGAGCATCACCCTGTACGGGGCGGACTACGCGAGCGCGGAGGTGCTGGGCGGCGTGGTGCGGGTTACGCGCGACCTCCCCGAGGTGCCCGTCACGCTGGAGGGGACGGAGCCGACCGCCACAGAACCCGCCGGGCCGGGGGTCGCCCGCGTGGAGGCGTTCGGGCACACGCTGCTGCTGCCCATCGACGAGGACCAGCAGCGGGCCACGACGGACTTCAACACCGTGCAGCTCGACGCGGTGCGGGTGCGGGCGCGCACGGCGACCCTCGTGAACGGCACCCTCTACCTGCCGCTCGACACGCTGGCGCGTGGGCTGGGGGCAACCTACGAGGCGGGGGTGTTCAAGGTGCGGCCCGCCCTCCTCTACGGGGTGAGCAGCCGCGCGGGGGCGGACAGCGACCGGCTGGTGCTCGACCTCAGCCGCGACGCGACCGTGACCGACGAGCTGCGCGGCACGACCGTCACCGTCACCCTGCGCGGGGTGCGGGGCCAGGCGCGGCGCTACACCACGCGCGGTGCCTTCGTGCCACGGGCGGAGGTGGCCCGCCGGGGCGACGACCTCACCCTGAGCTTCACCCTCCCGCAGGGAAGCGGCTACCGGGTCTACCGGGTGGTGCGGACGGGCGGGGCGCGGCTCGTCGTGGACGCCGGGCCGGGCGTGCCGCGCACCGTGCCCGCGCTCGTGGACCGCATCACCCGGCCCCTGATCGTGCTGGACCCCGCCCGCGTGACCGGGCTGGGCCGCGACGTGACGCTCGACGTGGCCCGCCGCGCCGCCGAGCTGCTCAGCCAGGCGGGGTGGCAGGTCAAGGTGACGCGCGACACCGGGACCGCCCTCGGCATCAACCAGAAGCTCGCCCTCGCCCGGCGCAGCGACGTGTACCTCGCGCTCGACCTGGGCCGCTTTCCCGGTGCCAAGCGCGGCGGCGTCACCGTGTACGAGCCGACGGGCCGCGCCACCAACCAGTACGTGAACGCCGTGCGGGGCGGTGCCCAGCCCCCCTATGCCAACCTCGCGGTGGCGGGGGCGGGCGGCACCCGGCGGCTGTCCGAACTCCTGCGCGGTGAATTGCGCGGCGGCGGGCTGGGCACCGCGCAGCAGCAGAACGTGACGCGCGTGCTCACGCTCGGCGAGGCCCCGCAGGCCGCCCTGCTGCTGGAGATGGGCTGGGCGGGCAACGCCGAGGACCGCGCGAAGCTGGAGGTGGACGCCCGCCTCCAGGCGATGTCCGTCGCCGTCGCGCGCTCGGTCGCCACCTACCTCACGGCGCGGGCCTCCAACGCCGGGCAGGCCCCCACCTCCCAGGCCGGGGCGAGGCCGTGA
- a CDS encoding GerMN domain-containing protein, which translates to MRRLFSLFNVVSAALLAAAAFAYQEVQRPPETPRAPALELAERRGVQVRVYFTDAQVQTLKPESRTVQVVQENPSAVSQAALNVWAQGPTASGSLPVVPKGTPAPRVYLRGAHYYVNLPDAYLRLKYGTSGERMLLCTLTRTLLEARGQDVTFLVGGQNVDTLGRLDLREPYTRQDCADG; encoded by the coding sequence GTGAGGCGGCTGTTTTCCCTGTTCAACGTGGTGAGCGCCGCGCTGCTCGCCGCCGCCGCCTTCGCCTACCAGGAGGTGCAGCGTCCCCCGGAGACGCCCCGTGCCCCGGCCCTCGAACTCGCCGAGCGGCGGGGCGTGCAAGTCAGGGTCTACTTCACCGACGCGCAGGTGCAGACCCTCAAGCCCGAGTCGCGCACCGTGCAGGTCGTGCAGGAGAACCCCAGCGCGGTCTCGCAGGCCGCCCTGAACGTCTGGGCGCAGGGACCGACCGCCTCCGGCTCGCTCCCCGTCGTCCCGAAGGGCACCCCCGCCCCCCGCGTCTACCTGCGCGGTGCCCACTACTACGTCAACCTCCCCGACGCCTATCTCCGCCTCAAGTACGGCACGAGCGGCGAGCGGATGCTCCTGTGCACCCTCACCCGCACCCTGCTGGAGGCGCGCGGCCAGGACGTGACCTTCCTCGTGGGCGGACAGAACGTGGACACGCTCGGGCGGCTGGACCTGCGCGAGCCGTACACGCGGCAGGACTGCGCGGATGGGTGA